One Thioclava electrotropha DNA segment encodes these proteins:
- a CDS encoding ActR/PrrA/RegA family redox response regulator transcription factor, which translates to MAEDISADIGSDKSLLIVDDDLPFLTRLARAMEKRGFETQTAETVAAGRAIVQSNPPAYAVIDLRLEDGNGLDVVEALREKRADARIVVLTGYGAIATAVAAVKMGATDYIAKPADATDVTNALLAKGEVAPPPPENPMSADRVRWEHIQRVYELCDRNVSETARRLNMHRRTLQRILAKRSPR; encoded by the coding sequence ATGGCTGAAGACATCAGCGCCGATATCGGGTCGGACAAATCGCTTCTGATCGTCGATGATGATCTACCGTTTCTCACGCGGCTGGCCCGCGCGATGGAGAAACGCGGCTTCGAGACCCAGACCGCCGAAACCGTCGCCGCAGGGCGCGCCATCGTGCAGTCGAACCCGCCCGCCTATGCGGTGATTGATCTGCGGCTCGAGGATGGCAACGGGCTCGACGTGGTCGAGGCGCTGCGCGAAAAGCGCGCCGATGCGCGGATCGTGGTGCTGACCGGCTATGGGGCCATCGCGACCGCCGTGGCCGCCGTGAAAATGGGCGCGACCGATTATATCGCGAAACCCGCCGATGCCACCGACGTCACAAATGCGCTATTGGCGAAAGGCGAGGTTGCCCCGCCGCCGCCGGAAAACCCGATGAGCGCGGATCGCGTGCGCTGGGAACATATTCAACGGGTGTACGAACTTTGCGACCGGAATGTTTCGGAAACAGCGCGCCGCCTGAATATGCATCGCCGGACCCTTCAGCGGATTTTGGCTAAGAGAAGCCCTCGCTGA
- a CDS encoding H-NS histone family protein has translation MNLDDMSLDELKALRKQVDKAISGYEDRKKKEAIDQLERAARDMGYSLAELTGSGSAKPRRTVPPKYANPDDASETWTGRGRKPRWVQAALDNGKSLDDLKI, from the coding sequence ATGAATCTAGATGATATGTCCCTCGACGAGCTGAAAGCTCTTCGTAAGCAAGTCGACAAGGCGATCTCCGGCTACGAGGATCGCAAGAAGAAAGAAGCGATCGATCAGCTTGAGCGCGCGGCCCGTGATATGGGTTATTCGCTGGCAGAACTGACCGGATCGGGTTCGGCCAAACCGCGCCGCACCGTGCCGCCGAAATACGCAAACCCGGACGATGCCAGCGAAACCTGGACCGGTCGTGGCCGTAAGCCGCGTTGGGTGCAAGCCGCTCTCGACAATGGTAAATCGCTCGACGATCTGAAGATCTGA
- a CDS encoding HD domain-containing protein: protein MKRAWQRMLSGRRLDLLDPTPVDIEIEDIAHGLAFVARWNGQTFGDWPYSVAEHSLLVEQIFCHQNPKIAAKWKLAALLHDAPEYVLGDMISPVKAAIGEGYGTLDDRLIAAVHIRFGLPAALPVRIKRAIKKADIISARLEAEQIAGFSKVEADKVFGKLAPEYAETFKIHLRPPSEVRTDYTARHEALLSEL from the coding sequence ATGAAACGCGCTTGGCAACGGATGCTGTCGGGGCGCAGGCTCGACCTGCTGGACCCGACGCCCGTCGATATCGAGATCGAAGATATAGCGCATGGTCTGGCTTTCGTGGCGCGCTGGAACGGTCAGACTTTCGGCGACTGGCCCTATTCCGTGGCCGAGCATTCGCTGCTGGTCGAGCAGATTTTCTGCCATCAGAATCCGAAAATCGCCGCGAAATGGAAACTGGCGGCGCTTTTGCACGATGCGCCGGAATATGTGCTGGGCGATATGATCAGCCCGGTGAAGGCGGCGATCGGTGAAGGCTATGGCACGCTCGATGATCGGCTGATCGCGGCAGTGCATATACGCTTTGGTCTACCCGCAGCGCTCCCGGTGCGAATCAAACGCGCGATCAAAAAGGCGGATATCATCTCGGCGCGGTTGGAAGCCGAACAGATCGCCGGATTTTCCAAGGTCGAGGCCGACAAGGTTTTCGGAAAGCTCGCGCCCGAATATGCCGAAACCTTCAAAATACATCTGCGACCGCCGTCGGAGGTGCGCACGGATTATACCGCACGCCACGAAGCGCTTTTGTCAGAGCTGTAA
- a CDS encoding glycosyltransferase family 8 protein yields MEINLACSKPAQHRKAIAFCCDDAYLPYAAHAAGQIAQLHPDRDFDICIVSAEPVTLPASLEGLNLRLCSFDPELIFSGFSTDRGRSSAMYMRLMLPKIFADDYDRILYLDADIHVDSGDLSRLLTVELGGKPVGAVRDNPQWRTPSRMPEDFKDFDLENAAYFNSGVLLIDVANWNAQGILDAALSFGEKNGARLRRNDQTLLNCVLYRNWAELSPMWNWQYTPASRLHEAMVSAHIVHFIGPSKPWKARPETLPPRFGRALRHFCAVHFPERRFDIPDGPGPGSKLMTKMLVRHLINRNKMARYLARFPDDYTVIT; encoded by the coding sequence ATGGAGATCAATCTGGCCTGTTCGAAACCTGCGCAGCACCGCAAGGCGATCGCGTTTTGCTGCGATGACGCTTACCTGCCTTATGCCGCACATGCGGCGGGACAGATCGCGCAGCTCCACCCGGATCGGGATTTCGATATCTGCATCGTCAGCGCCGAACCGGTGACGCTTCCGGCGTCGCTCGAAGGATTGAATCTGCGGCTGTGCAGTTTCGATCCCGAGCTGATATTTTCGGGTTTCTCGACCGATCGGGGACGCAGTTCGGCCATGTATATGCGCCTCATGCTGCCGAAGATTTTCGCGGATGATTATGATCGCATTCTCTATCTCGATGCCGATATTCACGTGGATAGCGGCGATCTTTCGCGGCTGCTGACGGTTGAACTCGGAGGGAAACCGGTCGGAGCAGTGCGAGACAATCCGCAATGGCGGACGCCGTCGCGGATGCCGGAAGATTTCAAGGATTTCGATCTAGAGAATGCCGCCTATTTCAATTCCGGCGTGCTGCTGATCGACGTGGCGAACTGGAATGCCCAAGGCATTCTCGACGCGGCGCTGAGTTTCGGGGAAAAGAACGGCGCCCGCCTGCGCCGGAATGATCAGACGCTTCTCAATTGCGTTCTCTATCGCAACTGGGCGGAGCTCAGCCCGATGTGGAACTGGCAATATACCCCGGCCTCGCGGCTGCATGAGGCGATGGTCAGCGCGCATATCGTGCATTTCATCGGCCCGTCGAAACCGTGGAAAGCGCGACCGGAAACGCTGCCGCCCCGGTTCGGGCGGGCTTTGCGCCATTTCTGCGCCGTGCATTTCCCGGAGCGGCGCTTCGATATTCCCGACGGTCCCGGACCGGGCAGTAAGCTGATGACGAAAATGCTGGTTCGACATCTCATCAATCGAAACAAAATGGCGCGCTATCTCGCGCGCTTTCCCGACGACTATACGGTGATCACATGA
- the ahcY gene encoding adenosylhomocysteinase, whose protein sequence is MADYVIKDIALADYGRKELDIAETEMPGLMACRAEFGESKPLKGARIAGSLHMTVQTAVLIETLKALGADVRWASCNIFSTQDHAAAAIAAGGTPVFAIKGETLAEYWSYTDQIFQFEEGTCNMILDDGGDATLYILLGARVENGEPDLIEVPTSEEEEALFAQIKTRLAASPGWFTQQRDAIKGVSEETTTGVHRLYDLHKKGLLPFPAINVNDSVTKSKFDNKYGCKESLVDGIRRATDTMMAGKVAVVCGYGDVGKGSAASLRGAGARVKVTEVDPICALQAAMDGFEVVVLEDVVDSADIFITTTGNKDVIRIEHMREMKDMAIVGNIGHFDNEIQVANLKNHKWTNIKDQVDMIEMPSGSRIILLSEGRLLNLGNATGHPSFVMSASFTNQVLAQIELWTKGEDYAPGVYILPKHLDEKVARLHLERIGVKLTQLKPDQADYIGVTVEGPFKPEHYRY, encoded by the coding sequence ATGGCCGATTACGTCATCAAGGATATCGCTCTGGCCGACTACGGCCGGAAGGAGCTCGACATCGCCGAAACCGAAATGCCGGGTCTGATGGCCTGCCGCGCGGAATTCGGGGAAAGCAAACCGCTCAAAGGCGCACGCATCGCGGGGTCGCTGCACATGACCGTGCAGACCGCTGTGCTGATCGAAACGCTCAAGGCGCTTGGCGCCGATGTACGTTGGGCCTCGTGCAACATCTTCTCGACGCAGGATCACGCGGCCGCGGCGATCGCGGCGGGCGGCACGCCCGTTTTCGCGATCAAGGGCGAGACGCTTGCGGAATACTGGTCCTATACCGACCAGATCTTCCAGTTCGAGGAAGGCACCTGCAACATGATCCTCGACGATGGCGGGGATGCGACGCTCTATATCCTGCTCGGCGCGCGCGTCGAGAATGGCGAGCCCGACCTGATCGAAGTGCCCACCTCGGAAGAGGAAGAGGCGCTGTTCGCCCAGATCAAGACGCGCCTCGCGGCGAGCCCCGGCTGGTTCACCCAGCAGCGCGACGCGATCAAGGGCGTCTCGGAAGAGACCACCACCGGCGTGCATCGCCTGTATGATTTGCACAAGAAGGGCTTGCTGCCCTTCCCGGCGATCAACGTGAACGACTCCGTCACCAAGTCGAAATTCGACAACAAATACGGCTGTAAAGAGAGCCTCGTGGACGGCATCCGCCGCGCCACCGACACGATGATGGCCGGCAAGGTCGCCGTCGTCTGCGGTTACGGCGATGTGGGCAAAGGCTCCGCGGCTTCGCTGCGCGGCGCGGGCGCTCGCGTGAAGGTCACCGAGGTCGATCCGATCTGCGCGCTGCAGGCCGCGATGGACGGGTTCGAAGTCGTCGTTCTGGAAGACGTCGTCGACAGCGCCGACATCTTCATCACCACCACCGGCAACAAGGACGTCATCCGGATCGAGCATATGCGCGAGATGAAGGACATGGCGATCGTCGGGAACATCGGCCATTTCGACAATGAAATTCAAGTCGCGAACCTGAAGAACCACAAGTGGACCAACATCAAGGACCAGGTGGACATGATCGAGATGCCCTCGGGCTCGCGCATCATCCTGCTGTCGGAAGGCCGCCTGCTGAACCTCGGCAACGCCACCGGCCACCCGAGCTTCGTGATGTCGGCGAGCTTCACCAACCAAGTGCTGGCGCAGATCGAGCTGTGGACCAAGGGCGAAGACTATGCGCCGGGCGTCTACATCCTGCCCAAGCATCTCGACGAAAAGGTCGCCCGCCTGCATCTGGAGCGGATCGGCGTGAAGCTGACCCAGCTCAAGCCCGATCAGGCCGACTATATCGGCGTCACGGTCGAAGGGCCCTTCAAGCCCGAGCATTACCGCTACTGA
- a CDS encoding TraR/DksA family transcriptional regulator, whose product MTPEDLAARFKPQLEAELAELRSASQDTAQTRKPVELDQQSVGRLSRMDALQNQAMANAVDGRRQHRITAIEAALQRIAEDEFGYCDSCGEPIPEKRLELDPTFTQCVSCRGGG is encoded by the coding sequence ATGACACCCGAAGACCTTGCCGCGCGGTTCAAACCACAATTGGAGGCGGAGCTGGCCGAGCTGCGCAGCGCATCGCAGGATACCGCGCAGACCCGCAAACCCGTCGAGCTGGACCAGCAAAGCGTCGGGCGGCTGTCGCGCATGGATGCGCTGCAGAACCAGGCGATGGCCAATGCGGTCGATGGCCGCCGTCAGCACCGGATCACCGCGATAGAGGCCGCGCTCCAGCGCATCGCGGAAGACGAATTCGGCTATTGCGACAGTTGCGGCGAGCCGATCCCCGAGAAGCGCCTCGAACTCGACCCGACCTTCACGCAATGCGTCTCCTGTCGCGGCGGAGGCTGA
- a CDS encoding DUF2853 family protein: MGKRDELIEKYAEDLKSKCGMTPDMDLLTKVTIGCGPSIYNADSSTVAATDKAELETVKDNFLVKKLGLSDSPALMDAIDSVIETYGRSERNKYRAVIYYMLTKHFGKESVYA; this comes from the coding sequence ATGGGTAAAAGAGACGAGCTGATTGAGAAATACGCCGAGGATCTGAAATCCAAATGCGGCATGACCCCGGACATGGATCTTCTGACCAAGGTAACGATCGGCTGCGGGCCCTCGATCTACAATGCGGATTCTTCGACCGTCGCGGCGACGGACAAGGCAGAGCTTGAGACCGTGAAGGATAACTTCCTCGTCAAGAAGCTTGGCCTCTCGGACAGCCCGGCGCTGATGGATGCGATCGACAGCGTGATCGAGACCTATGGCCGGTCCGAGCGCAACAAGTATCGCGCCGTGATTTATTACATGCTCACCAAGCATTTCGGCAAAGAAAGCGTCTACGCCTGA
- a CDS encoding enoyl-CoA hydratase/isomerase family protein: MIRHEIENGLWRVTIDRPEKANSLTGAMLGEIADLAERAGREEARAFVLSGNGKVFSAGADLDEAKSGTLATDPVWERLSGAIASLPCLTIAALNGTLAGGAMGMALACDLRIAVPGAKFFYPVMKLGFLPQPSDPARMVALVGPARAKMILMAGQKIEAEEALSWGLIDRIVPREALDETIETLTADALGARAVHVAGIKALIR; this comes from the coding sequence ATGATCCGCCACGAGATCGAGAACGGGCTGTGGCGCGTGACCATAGACCGGCCTGAAAAAGCCAATTCGCTGACCGGTGCGATGCTGGGAGAGATCGCCGATCTGGCCGAGCGTGCAGGGCGCGAAGAGGCGCGGGCTTTCGTGTTGAGCGGGAATGGCAAGGTCTTCTCCGCCGGGGCCGATCTGGACGAGGCGAAATCCGGTACACTGGCGACCGATCCGGTCTGGGAGCGGCTTTCGGGCGCAATCGCATCGCTGCCCTGCCTGACCATCGCGGCGCTCAATGGCACGCTGGCCGGGGGCGCGATGGGCATGGCGCTGGCCTGCGATCTGCGCATCGCCGTGCCGGGCGCGAAGTTCTTCTATCCGGTGATGAAGCTCGGCTTCCTGCCGCAGCCCTCGGACCCTGCGCGCATGGTCGCGCTGGTGGGGCCTGCGCGGGCGAAGATGATCCTGATGGCGGGACAGAAGATCGAGGCCGAAGAGGCGCTGAGCTGGGGGCTGATCGACCGGATCGTGCCGCGCGAGGCGCTGGACGAGACGATCGAGACGCTGACCGCCGATGCACTGGGCGCGCGGGCGGTGCATGTCGCCGGGATCAAGGCGCTGATCCGCTAA
- a CDS encoding DUF2125 domain-containing protein, with product MAWLKTVGSGAVVVSLLSTTASFADVTAEQVWQAWQSEYQTYGYEVMVGSQNREGDTLTVSDVKMVRNVDNMSLTLDLPELKLRDLGDGTVETVFPETMTGDMTGKPGTDTSDIAMKMTMTQTDSKVIVSGSPGDLTYDIDAPKMTMDLDQTVTAEGQDVPVKMYFSLENTKGNYHVVDGDMHSVDSKMSIGTLDLTASGADPEGSGTFNMNGQMNDLAYEGTFAMPKGIDSEKLDEALNAGANLDLAMTYAGSNWTVSADGPDGKVDQKSTDQGGKLDIAMSKDGLSFGGQSNSSHIEMTTPELPFPITADIQSADMSFAMPVAKSDEAQDYKAKLGFNGVTVSDNIWAMFDPNGDLPHDPATLQVDLSGKMKLSEDLFSPAAAAMDAPPMQVDTVDINNIKLSMVGADLNGKGALELKNGGPMPMPTGKIDLTLTGANALMDKLVAMGLVPQDQIMFGRMMLGLYAKPTGDDAYESQVEFKDGGEILVNGQRVQ from the coding sequence ATGGCATGGCTCAAAACCGTCGGTTCCGGCGCCGTTGTGGTTTCGCTGCTGTCCACCACGGCCTCTTTTGCGGATGTGACCGCGGAGCAGGTCTGGCAGGCGTGGCAATCCGAATACCAGACCTACGGCTATGAGGTGATGGTCGGGAGCCAGAACCGCGAGGGCGACACGCTCACCGTCTCCGACGTGAAGATGGTGCGCAATGTCGACAACATGAGCCTCACGCTCGACTTGCCCGAACTAAAACTGCGCGATCTTGGCGACGGCACGGTGGAGACCGTCTTCCCCGAGACGATGACCGGCGACATGACCGGCAAGCCGGGCACCGACACCTCGGACATCGCCATGAAGATGACGATGACCCAGACCGACAGCAAAGTCATCGTATCCGGCTCGCCGGGCGACCTGACCTACGATATCGACGCGCCGAAGATGACGATGGATCTCGACCAGACCGTCACCGCCGAGGGGCAGGACGTGCCGGTCAAAATGTACTTCTCGCTGGAGAACACCAAGGGCAATTACCACGTTGTCGACGGCGACATGCATTCGGTCGATTCCAAGATGTCCATCGGAACGCTGGACCTGACCGCGTCGGGTGCCGATCCCGAGGGCAGCGGCACGTTCAACATGAACGGCCAGATGAACGACCTCGCCTATGAAGGAACGTTCGCGATGCCCAAGGGCATCGATTCCGAGAAGCTCGACGAGGCGCTCAACGCCGGAGCGAACCTCGATCTTGCGATGACCTATGCCGGCTCGAACTGGACGGTGAGCGCCGACGGTCCCGACGGCAAGGTCGATCAGAAGTCCACCGATCAGGGCGGCAAGCTCGATATCGCGATGTCGAAGGACGGTCTGTCCTTCGGTGGCCAGAGCAATTCCAGCCATATCGAGATGACGACGCCCGAACTGCCCTTCCCGATCACCGCAGATATCCAGTCGGCGGACATGAGCTTCGCGATGCCGGTCGCGAAATCGGATGAGGCGCAGGACTACAAGGCGAAGCTTGGCTTCAACGGCGTCACCGTCTCCGACAATATCTGGGCCATGTTCGACCCGAACGGCGATCTGCCCCATGACCCGGCGACACTGCAGGTCGATCTCTCGGGCAAGATGAAGCTCTCCGAGGACCTGTTCAGCCCGGCCGCCGCCGCGATGGACGCACCGCCGATGCAGGTCGACACCGTCGACATCAACAACATCAAGCTGTCGATGGTCGGCGCCGATCTGAACGGCAAAGGCGCGCTCGAGCTGAAGAATGGCGGGCCGATGCCGATGCCCACGGGCAAGATCGACCTGACGCTGACCGGGGCGAATGCGCTGATGGACAAGCTGGTTGCGATGGGGCTCGTGCCGCAGGATCAGATCATGTTCGGGCGGATGATGCTCGGCCTCTACGCCAAGCCCACGGGCGACGATGCCTACGAGTCGCAGGTCGAGTTCAAGGATGGCGGGGAAATCCTCGTCAACGGCCAACGCGTCCAGTAA
- a CDS encoding TldD/PmbA family protein, protein MTKPSLSDLTQSLLGAAKRAGAPAADAIAVDGRSVAIDVREGRLEQAERSEGVEIGLRVLLGGKQACVSASDISSRTFEEMAQRAIAMAREAPEDPFIGLADPAQLTDRRDAQGMELADPSAEPSAEALQSDALEAEAAALGVEGVTQVQSASAAYSYRRVHVAASNGFAGGYDRSSRVVSAVAISGEGLGMERDWAAESRIFQADLPSAQEIGRLAGERAAARANPRRPKTGAYPVLIDERVSGSLIGHLLSAVNGQAICRGASWLRDALDEQVLPEGLSLIEEPHRKRVSGSRPFDAEGLATARRAIVENGVLKSWTLDLACARKLGLQSTANASRGTSSPPSPGIGNVTLTQGDKTREELMAEMGTGLLVTSFIGATINPNTGDYSRGASGYWVENGEPVYPVNECTIAGNLRDMLRSIRPANDARMHLSHIVPSLLLEGMTLAGD, encoded by the coding sequence TTGACCAAGCCCTCCCTCTCCGATCTGACCCAGTCGCTGCTCGGGGCCGCGAAGCGCGCAGGTGCGCCTGCCGCCGATGCCATTGCGGTCGATGGGCGCTCGGTTGCGATCGATGTCCGCGAAGGCCGTCTTGAACAGGCCGAGCGGTCGGAGGGCGTCGAGATCGGGCTTCGTGTCCTTCTCGGCGGCAAACAGGCCTGTGTGTCCGCCTCCGATATTTCTTCCCGCACCTTCGAGGAAATGGCGCAGCGCGCGATCGCGATGGCCCGCGAGGCGCCCGAAGATCCCTTCATCGGGCTCGCCGATCCGGCGCAGCTGACCGACCGCCGCGATGCGCAAGGCATGGAACTGGCCGATCCGAGCGCCGAACCCTCCGCCGAGGCGCTGCAAAGTGACGCGCTCGAGGCCGAGGCCGCGGCGCTTGGCGTCGAAGGCGTCACCCAGGTGCAATCCGCCTCCGCCGCCTATTCCTATCGGCGCGTCCATGTCGCGGCCTCCAACGGTTTCGCGGGCGGCTATGATCGCAGCTCGCGCGTCGTCTCGGCCGTCGCGATTTCCGGCGAGGGGCTGGGGATGGAGCGGGACTGGGCCGCCGAGAGCCGCATCTTCCAAGCCGATTTGCCCAGCGCGCAGGAAATCGGGCGTCTGGCGGGCGAACGCGCCGCGGCCCGCGCCAATCCGCGCCGCCCGAAAACCGGTGCCTATCCGGTGCTGATCGACGAACGCGTCTCGGGCAGCCTGATCGGGCATCTTCTGTCGGCGGTGAACGGGCAGGCAATCTGTCGCGGGGCCTCGTGGCTGCGCGACGCGTTGGACGAGCAAGTTTTGCCCGAAGGCCTCTCGCTGATCGAGGAGCCGCATCGCAAGCGCGTCTCCGGCTCGCGCCCCTTCGACGCCGAGGGTCTGGCCACCGCGCGCCGCGCCATCGTCGAGAACGGTGTGCTGAAAAGCTGGACGCTCGACCTCGCCTGCGCGCGCAAGCTGGGGCTGCAATCGACCGCGAATGCCAGCCGCGGCACCTCTTCGCCGCCCTCGCCCGGCATCGGCAACGTGACCCTGACCCAAGGCGACAAGACGCGCGAGGAACTGATGGCCGAGATGGGCACCGGGCTTCTCGTGACCTCTTTCATCGGGGCCACGATCAACCCCAACACGGGCGATTATTCGCGCGGGGCCTCGGGTTATTGGGTCGAAAACGGCGAGCCGGTCTATCCGGTCAATGAATGCACCATCGCGGGCAACCTGCGCGATATGCTCCGCAGCATCCGGCCCGCGAATGACGCGCGGATGCATCTGAGCCATATCGTGCCCTCACTTCTCCTCGAAGGAATGACGCTTGCCGGAGACTGA
- a CDS encoding 3'(2'),5'-bisphosphate nucleotidase CysQ, with the protein MPETDLPLLIETAKEAGALALKYWKKAPEAWDKGDGAGPVSEADLAVNALLEERLRGARPDYGWLSEESTDDPARLEARSTFIVDPIDGTRAFLAHDGGFAHALAVVRDGAVVAGVVHLPVHDLTYSATIDGPACLNGEQLRPGTQEALTGATVLTSKLSDNPSFWRHAQPDYHRHFRSSLAWRLCLVAEGRFDATISLRPAWEWDIAAASLIAQRAGLLATDRNGRALRFNRSPPQSSGLVVANPTLHEKFIENLAFWPD; encoded by the coding sequence TTGCCGGAGACTGATCTTCCCCTTCTGATCGAGACCGCGAAAGAGGCCGGTGCGCTTGCCCTGAAATACTGGAAAAAGGCGCCCGAAGCCTGGGACAAAGGCGACGGGGCCGGTCCGGTCTCGGAGGCCGATCTGGCGGTGAACGCGCTGCTGGAAGAGCGTCTGCGCGGCGCCCGGCCCGATTACGGCTGGCTGTCGGAGGAAAGCACCGACGATCCGGCGCGTCTTGAGGCGCGCTCGACCTTCATCGTCGATCCGATCGACGGCACGCGCGCCTTCCTCGCTCATGACGGTGGTTTCGCCCATGCGCTGGCCGTGGTGCGCGATGGCGCGGTCGTTGCGGGCGTGGTGCATCTGCCGGTTCACGATCTCACCTATTCCGCGACGATCGACGGTCCGGCCTGCCTGAACGGGGAGCAGCTCCGGCCCGGAACGCAAGAAGCGCTCACGGGCGCGACGGTCCTGACATCGAAACTCTCCGACAATCCGAGCTTCTGGCGGCACGCCCAGCCGGATTACCACCGCCATTTCCGCTCCTCGCTGGCATGGCGGCTCTGTCTGGTGGCGGAAGGCCGGTTCGATGCGACGATTTCGCTGCGTCCGGCATGGGAATGGGACATCGCCGCGGCGAGCCTGATCGCGCAACGCGCGGGGCTTCTGGCAACGGATCGCAACGGGCGCGCACTGCGATTCAACCGCTCCCCGCCGCAATCAAGCGGACTGGTCGTCGCCAACCCGACCCTGCATGAGAAATTCATCGAAAATCTGGCGTTTTGGCCGGATTAG
- a CDS encoding NrsF family protein encodes MKTEDLISVLQQDTLPDPRPKQVLGRWLVPALLLSALFVISVYGLRFPLEQTLMTPEIAPKFYLPLVLAVLVTPMAVRLGRPTAKVSTGWLWIFPVIGAALLAYAFLTTPEGQRMADFEGETILPCLISVPMLSLPALGALLVSLRKGAVTRPAQAGALAGLAAGGMGTAIYALHCTEDSPLFYVTWYGAGIVIVMLVGALLGTRVLRW; translated from the coding sequence ATGAAAACCGAAGACCTGATATCCGTATTGCAACAAGACACGTTGCCCGATCCGCGCCCGAAGCAGGTGCTTGGCCGCTGGCTTGTGCCGGCTCTTCTGCTGTCGGCACTGTTCGTGATTTCGGTCTATGGGCTGCGTTTTCCGCTGGAACAGACCCTTATGACGCCGGAAATCGCCCCGAAATTCTACCTGCCACTGGTCTTGGCCGTGCTTGTGACGCCGATGGCGGTGCGCCTGGGACGGCCGACGGCGAAAGTCTCGACCGGGTGGCTCTGGATTTTCCCGGTGATCGGGGCAGCGCTTTTGGCTTATGCCTTCCTGACCACGCCCGAGGGCCAGCGCATGGCGGATTTCGAGGGCGAGACGATCCTGCCCTGCCTGATCTCCGTGCCGATGCTGTCCCTCCCGGCGCTCGGCGCGCTCCTTGTCAGCCTGCGCAAAGGGGCGGTGACGCGGCCGGCTCAGGCCGGGGCGCTGGCGGGGCTTGCCGCCGGGGGCATGGGCACCGCGATTTACGCCTTGCACTGCACCGAGGACAGCCCGCTGTTCTACGTAACGTGGTACGGGGCGGGGATCGTCATCGTGATGCTTGTGGGGGCTTTGCTCGGGACGCGGGTGCTGCGTTGGTAG
- a CDS encoding sigma-70 family RNA polymerase sigma factor, with translation MIANEGMAMMHDRRADWSQLLRAANAGDKRAYGLFLQAVTPVLRSVVRARGAGLSEADCEDVVQEVLLAIHLKRHTWREDEPAAPWCYAIARHKVVDAFRKRGRRIHLPVEDFAEMLPAAPEADPTEKADIETFLTHLEPRAAQLVRAIGLEGKSIAETGDALDMSEGAVRVMLHRSLKKLAALRERLIEI, from the coding sequence ATGATCGCGAACGAAGGGATGGCGATGATGCATGATCGGCGAGCAGATTGGTCGCAGCTCCTGCGGGCTGCGAATGCGGGCGACAAGCGCGCCTACGGTCTGTTCCTGCAGGCCGTGACCCCGGTGTTGCGGTCTGTCGTGCGGGCGCGCGGTGCCGGGCTGTCCGAAGCCGATTGCGAGGATGTCGTGCAGGAGGTGTTGCTCGCCATCCATCTGAAGCGTCACACGTGGCGCGAGGATGAACCGGCGGCGCCGTGGTGCTACGCGATCGCTCGGCACAAAGTGGTCGATGCGTTTCGGAAGCGGGGGCGACGTATCCATCTGCCGGTGGAGGATTTCGCCGAGATGTTGCCCGCCGCTCCAGAGGCCGATCCCACGGAAAAGGCCGATATAGAGACGTTTTTGACCCATCTCGAGCCCCGCGCCGCGCAGCTGGTGCGCGCTATCGGGCTCGAAGGGAAAAGCATCGCGGAAACTGGCGATGCGTTAGATATGAGTGAGGGAGCGGTGCGCGTGATGCTGCATCGTTCGTTGAAAAAACTGGCCGCGCTTCGCGAGAGGCTGATCGAGATATGA
- a CDS encoding BufA1 family periplasmic bufferin-type metallophore, which produces MKTETTLGFATALTCAMGLASAAHAEDQAMEKCYGVAMAGQNDCAAGPGTTCAGTATMDYQGNAWKLVPAGTCTEIETPHGMGSLEPKEM; this is translated from the coding sequence ATGAAGACCGAAACCACCCTTGGCTTTGCAACTGCTCTGACCTGCGCGATGGGGCTGGCCAGCGCCGCCCATGCCGAAGATCAGGCGATGGAGAAATGCTACGGCGTCGCGATGGCCGGGCAGAACGATTGCGCCGCCGGGCCCGGCACCACCTGCGCCGGCACCGCGACGATGGATTATCAGGGCAACGCCTGGAAACTCGTCCCGGCAGGCACCTGCACCGAGATCGAGACGCCGCACGGCATGGGCTCGCTCGAACCCAAGGAGATGTGA